A region of the Bacteroidales bacterium genome:
TACAGTTGGTTATGCAAAATCGCAAAAAATATCTGTCGAGATGGCAGCACGCGATCTGCGCTACAGTTGGTTTGCACAATTAAAAAGCGAACTTAATATTGATTTTATCGCTATCGGACACCATTTGAACGACAATATCGAAACTGTTTTGCTGAATATGACTCGCGGTACAGGTTTGCGAGGTTTAACAGCGATGACAGCGGTACACTCTGATATTATTAGACCGCTACTTTTTGCCGAAAGAGAACATATCGTGCAATATGCTGTTGCCAACGATATTCCTTTCCGTGAGGATTATACCAATAGCGACAACTCAATACCGAGAAATCGTTTTAGAAATGTAGTAATTCCGGAATTTGAGAAAATCAATCCCTCGTTTCTCGAAACAATGAAGAAAAATATTGATGTTTGGAACGATTGGTATCAATTTTCAATTAAACAACTTCAAACCATTCGTGACAAGATAGTAAGCCAAAATAACAATGGTGTTTTTGTCAGATTAGATAAAAATATGGATAAATCAACCTTGAATCTTGTTCTGTTTGAACTTTTGTCAGATATGGGATATAGCGGAAATCGTACCCACGAATATCTGAAAATAGTTGATTCTCAGGTGGGTGTATATATCAAAACAGAAAATCATTATATTGTACGGGAGCGAAACGGCGTGTTAATTACCGACTTAGATATGATTGACGATTTTCAGACTGTTTCTATTGAATCTATACCGTTTTATGGCTCCGAAAAAATTAGTTTAACAATAGAGCATAGCGATATAGACCAAACCAATCAGTATAAAAATAACAGTTTTGTTGAGTGCATTGACTTTGAAAAAATCACACTACCATTAACAATTAGAAGATGGCAAAAAGGCGACAAATTTTTCCCAATCGGAATGAACGGTTCAAAGAAAGTAAGTGACTATCTGACAGATATAAAGAAAAAGTCGGTCGAAAAACAACAACAACTTGTTCTGACCGACAAAAGTGGAATTATTTGGGTAATAGGGTTACGTTTGGACAAACGCTATGCAATTACTAATCAAACGACAAAATTTTTGATATTGAAATGGAACACAGAGCACACCGATTAAACTGATTGGCACAGATTTGTTTTTCATTTTTCGATTAATCATCTGAATGTTATGGCGTTGTAGAGACGTCACATTGTGGCGTCTCTACCCTAAATTTTTCTTAATTTCTTAATGGTTTAATATTAATAATTTTAATGCGCAGAAAATCAATTGTTTAAAAAGATAAATAAATCAAACATCACGTTTTCACCCCCTTTGTCGTTAACTTCGATTTGAATAAATGAAAACAAACCGTTACTTTTACAAGTTAAAATTAATTGAAATTATTGTTGATTTAGGGTTAAAAACATTGAAATGGTATTCGACCATTGATAATTGACATGTTAAATTATGTGTTTCAAAAAGAAAAAAGAGACAAAAGAGAAAAAAAAGAGAGCCAGACCTTTTAAACGCCGTTTTCGTCTTGTTATGATGGATGACGGTAACTTTAAAGAGGTTTGGTCGTTTAGGTTAACATTGGGTAACATTGTTTATAGTTTATCAATAATTATATTAGTTTTTATTCTGTTTGGTGGTATTTTAATGACATTTACACCACTAAAACATTGGATACCAGATTATCCCGATGCCAAAATCAGACAGGGAATTATCGATAACTCGATTAAAGTTGACAGTCTCGCACAACTAATTGACATTCAGGATCAATATATTGTCAATTTGAAACAGATATTGGTTGGAGATATAAAAACGGAAACACCATCATTGAAAAGTTTGAGCGAAAATCGCTCCGAAATAATTGATTCTTTGAACCAACGGGAGTTTGATTCAATTATTCGCGAAAAGGTTGAGTTCGACAGACAAACAAGTGTTTCTGTTTTGCAAACGCCTGTAAATCAGTCAAACATTTCTACATTGCAATTTTTCCCGCCAGTAAAAGGAGTTGTTTCCAGTACTTTTAATTCAAAGGAACAACATTTTGGTATTGATATAGTAACCAAACCATCGTCTCCTGTTTGTGCAACACTCTCGGGCACAGTAATATACAAGGGCTGGACACTCGAAGGAGGAAACGTTGTACAGATACAGCATACAAACAATGTAATATCCGTATATAAACACAATGCTGTAATCTTGAAAGACCAAGGCGACTACGTGCTTGTGGGCGAGCCTATTGGCGTTGTTGGCAATACCGGAGAATATAGCACAGGACCACATTTACACTTCGAGATATGGCATAATGGCGTTCCTGTCAATCCGGCTGATTATGTCTCTTTTAATTAAATTGTTGGGCGTTGAAAAAAATAATCTTATTTGGGAGTACAGGTTCCATTGGAACGCAAACGCTTGAGGTTGTCAGAGAGTCAGGCGATAAATTTGAGGTTGTAGCCATTACAGCCAATAATTCAGCTGACACTCTGATAGAACAGGCGCGAGAATTCAACCCCAAATATGTTGTTATTGGGAACAAGTCGTTGTATGAATATGTTCGAGCTGCTTTGTATGGACTGGATATCAAAGTCCTGGCAGGACAAGAGTCAATAAACAATCTCCCAACAATAGTTAAAGCCGATACGGTTGTTACAGCAGTGGTCGGATTTTCAGGGCTAATCCCAACAATGAAAGCTATTGAGGAGGGAATGAATATTGCTTTGGCAAATAAAGAGACATTGGTTGTTGCGGGTGACAAGGTAATTCCAGCAGCCAAAAAGCATGGAGTAACAATCCTCCCTGTTGATTCTGAGCACTCTGCAATATTTCAATGTCTTGTAGGAGAAAGCCACGAATCAATTGAAAAGCTGATACTTACCGCATCAGGGGGACCTTTCCGAAATTACACAATCGAGCAGCTTGAAAAAGTCACACCCGCCGATGCATTAAAACACCCAAATTGGAATATGGGTGCCAAAATCACTATAGACTCGGCAACCATGATGAACAAAGGGCTTGAAGTTATTGAGGCACACTGGCTTTTCGATATTCAACCCGAGAACATAGATGTTGTGGTTCATCCTCAATCTATAATACATAGTATGGTTCAGTTTGTTGATGGCAATATAAAAGCCCATCTAAGCCTGCCCGACATGCGGTTGCCGATACAATATGCTTTGAATTATCCAGAAAGGACAAAAAATAATTTTGAGAGATATATATTTGATCCCATTGATACTCTTACATTTGAAAAGCCTGATACAGAGAAGTTTCCATGCTTGCAAATTGCTTACGATACTTTAAAACAAGGAGGGAACTATGCTTGTATCGTTAACGCAGCAAACGAAGTAGCTGTAGCAGCTTTTTTGAAAGAGAGAATAGGATTTATGCAGATAACCGAAATAATTACAGAAACTCTTTCGCGCGTAATAAAAATAAGTAATCCCTCGTTAAACGACTATATTTATTCCGATCAGGAAGCACGTTTAAGAGCTGAACAAATAATAGAAAAAATTAAAACAAAATAGACATAATGGAGATATTAATAAGAGTAGGACAATTGTTGCTAAGCTTGTCATTATTAGTAATATTGCACGAGTTTGGTCACTTCTTTTTTGCACGTCTTTTTAAAACGCGGGTCGAGAAATTTTATCTCTTTTTTAACCCTTGGTTTTCGATATTCAAGAAAAAAATCGGCGAAACAACATACGGAATAGGTTGGCTTCCATTGGGAGGATACGTTAAAATTGCAGGTATGATTGACGAATCGATGGATAAAGATCAGATGTCGAAACCCCCACAGCCTTATGAGTTTAGATCAAAGCCAGCTTGGCAGCGACTGCTTATTATGCTGGGCGGTGTTTTGGCAAATTTCATTACCGCATTGGTGATTTATGTTTTGATACTGTTTACATGGGGCGAAGAGTATATACCGCTTTCTAAGATGGAGCACGGTATTATGCCCGACAGTACTGCAATGATGGTTGGGTTTCAGCCCGGCGACAGAATCTTGTCTGTTGACAACGAACCAATAGAGAGATTTAATGAGCTGACAACCACCATTTTACTCAATGATTCAAAAACGGTTCAGGTTGAACGTAATGGAGAAAAAGTTACCGTTGATATTCCCGAATGGCTCGCTAAGAGTGTTATAAAAAATAACTCTATGCTATTTGCTCCACGATTTAAATTCGTGATTGCAGATTTTGTTGACAGCTCAACCGCACAACAAGCAGGGTTGCAAAAAGGAGATTATGTTGTTGGTATTGACACAATAGCAACGCCTTACGCAGATATTTTAACATCAGCATTACCAAATTATGCAGGACAAACAATTGATGTTAAAGTTGTGCGTGACAACGAAACAATAACAATGCCTGTTACTATTGATCAAAACGGAAAAATGGGGATAATGGCCGATATAATGGCCTCGATTCCTGTAGCTGTTGCCGAATATGGCTTTTTAGAATCAATACCCGCAGGCATAAACAAGGGATTTAAAACGGCGGGCGACTATTTGAAACAGTTGAAACTGATATTTTCGCCTAAAACAAAGGCTTATGAGTCTCTTGGTGGATTTATCGCCATAGGCAAAATATTCCCCGGCACATGGGATTGGCAAAGCTTTTGGCGACTTACAGCTTTCCTTTCAATTATGCTTGCAATACTTAACCTACTTCCAATACCTGCCTTAGATGGAGGTCACGTTCTGTTTACAATCTTTGAGATGATTACAGGACAAAAGCCATCGGATAGGTTTCTGGAGGTTGCACAAATTACAGGAATGTTGCTTCTGTTTGCACTTATAATTTATGCCAATGGTAACGATATTGTTAAATTGTTTAGATGATAATTTGTTTATTTTAAGCGCCTTAAAAGAGTTGATTTTATTAAAAACCACAATCATATGAAGAGTCGGATAGATTTTCAAACCATTAAACCACACTTAGTAGCAATAGTTTTATTTGTTATTGTAAGTTTCGGTTATTTCCACCCTGTTTTAGAGGGGAAGATGTTGCGTCAAGGAGATATGATGGCATATGCCGGTGCTGCTCAAGAGTTAAAAGAACTTAAAGCAGAAACAGGCGAGTATGCCCTTTGGACTGACAGAATGTTCGGCGGTATGCCCACATTTTTAATACATAACCCCGGACATGCAAACTTAACCAGATACGTTCATAATGTATTGAATTTGAACCATGCGCGCCCAGCAAACCACCTCTTTTTATATATGTTGGGCTTCTATATGGCTCTTTTGCTTTTTGGAGTATCGCCGTCTCGGAGTATTGCGGGAGCAATAGCTTACGCCTTTTCTACTTATTTTATAATAATAATTTACGCCGGACATATTACAAAAGTAATGGCACTTGGATATATGCCGTTGGTCGTAGCTTCGGTCTATCACGCCTTTAAGTCCGATAGGTTGAGGGGAGGGGTGTTGTTGGGCTTGTTTTTATCTATCCAAATATATGTAAACCACCTTCAAATAACATATTACACCTTTATTATAGTCGCTTTATTGGGGCTTTTCGAATTGATATCAGCCATTAAAAAGCGAAAATTAGCAGATTTCGGAAAAACATTTGCCTGTTTGGTAATAGGAGCGACATTAGCATTAGCAGCTAACCTAACAACCCTTTGGACAGTATATGAATACAGCGCATTTTCAAGAGGAAAACCAAATTTAGAGAAACCAGATCAAAATCAGACAACCGGACTTGATATTGATTATATCACCGCGTGGAGCTACGGCAAAGGCGAAACGCTTAACTTACTTGTACCCAATCTGAAAGGTGGTTCAAGCCATATGGATTTGGGGAAAAATAGCCAAACTTACAAGGTAGTAGAGCAAAATTACGGAAGACAAACAGCCGACCAATTTATAAAGTATTCAGACACCTATTGGGGAGATCAGCCATTTACTTCAGGACCTGTTTATATTGGGGCTACCGTAATATTCCTGTTCATTTTGGCAATGTTTCTACTGAAAGGGAACCTAAAATGGTGGCTACTTATAGCAACAATCTTAGCAATTATATTAGCTTGGGGACGACACTTTATGTGGTTCAACGAGCTTATTATCAATTATTTGCCCGGATATAACAAGTTCCGTACTGTAAGCATGACATTGGTAATAGCGCAATTTACTTTGCCGCTGCTTGCTATCATTGCATTCGACAAAATTGCAAAGAATAAATATACGTTTGCTCAAATTAAAAAGCCTCTGATATATTCAACGTCTATCGTTGCTGGTTTGCTTTTACTGATACTCATTGCAAACAGCTCAAGTTCAGAAATGATAGGAAGATCGGATGTTAGAATACCTGATATAATTCAAAAATCATTACAAGCCGATCGTCTAAGTATGTTACAATCAGATGTTTTTCGTTCACTATTGTTTATGTTAGTCACATCGGGTTTGATATGGTTCTTATCAAAAGCTAAAATCAAAGCAACAGTTGCAACCGTGGCATTAGGTTTATTGTTTGCTGCAGATTTAATTCCTGTATCTTTAAGATATGCTCAAAACGACAGTTGGGTATCACGTACAGAGTTGAAGCAACAGCCATTTAAGCCCACAGTAGCCGACATGGAAATCCTGAAAGATAAGGAGCATTACAGAGTTTTAAATTTCGCGTCAAACACATTTAACGATGCTGCAACATCATATTTCCACAATAGTGTTGGAGGCTACCATGGTGCGAAAATGCGACGCTATCAAGAACTTATAGATGAGCAGATTATCCCCGAAATGAATAAAGTAAAAGATATTTTACAGGTAAGTCCAACCTATCAGAAAGTTGACAGCGTAATGCGAGAGCTTAATGTTTTAAATATGTTGAATACACGATATTATATACTTTCGCCTGATAATCAGCCAATAGTTAATCCTTATGCTCTTGGTCAAGCGTGGTTTGTCGATAGTATTGTTTGGGCATCGGGAGCAAATGACGAAATGGCACTGTTGTCAACAACAAAACTCGAAAATACAGCTGTTGTAGATAAGCAATATGAGAATATTTTAGGTGATAATTTAAACAACTCTAATGAAAAGAGTATAACAATGAAAAGCTATTCAGCTAATCGTTTAGAATATTCATTCCAGTCGGAGACAGAAGCTTTGGCACTGTTTTCAGAAATGTACTATCCAAAAGGGTGGAGAGCTTTTGTTAACGGTGAGCCAGCTGAAATCATAAGAGCAAACTATCTGTTACGCGGATTGGTGTTACCGGCAGGCGAGGGCGAAGTGTTGTTTGAGTTTCATCCAAAATCCTATTTTGTCGGGAATGTTGTCTCATATGCAAGTTCGGCTCTGATCTTGTTATTGAGTGTGTGGGTTTTGATTGTGCCAATATTTAGAAAGCCAAAAAAAGAGGTTGAGTCGTAGAATTTAAAATGTTTACCTTTGCAAAAAGTAAAAGAAACTTAATAAGTGTCCGAAGAGTTTAACATACGCAATCCAAAGCAGTCGCCAAGCGACATTGAAATCGACCAGCAGTTACGTCCGCTGACGTTCGACGATTTTCAGGGACAAAAACAGATTTTGGAAAATCTGAAAATATTTGTCGAAGCTGCACGTATGCGTGGCGATGCTCTAGATCATGTTTTGTTGCATGGACCTCCCGGACTAGGCAAAACTACGCTCTCCAATATCATTGCCAATGAACTGGGCGTAAAAATGAGGATCACTTCGGGACCTGTTCTTGAAAAACCCGGCGATCTTGCAGGCATATTAACAAGTTTAGAAGAAAACGACGTTCTTTTTATTGATGAGATACACCGTTTAAACCCTGTGATTGAGGAGTATCTCTATTCTGCAATGGAGGATTTTCGTATTGATATCGTTATTGACAAAGGACCCTCGGCAAGAACAGTGCAAATAGGGTTGAGCCCCTTTACTATGATTGGAGCCACAACACGAAGCGGATTGTTAACAGCACCCTTAAGAGCGAGATTCGGAATTAACTGTCATCTAGAGTATTACGATAACGAAGTAATATCGGGCATTGTAAAACGGTCGGCAAGAATTTTGAATATTCCCATAGAAGAAGATGCAGCAACGGAAATATCGTTACGCAGTCGTGGTACTCCGCGCGTTGCTAACGCTCTGCTTCGACGTGTTCGCGATTTCGCGCAGGTAAAAGGCAGTGGTGTTATAGATAAAGAGATTTCGATTTATGCTTTAGAAGCTCTAAATATCGATCAGCACGGACTTGACGAAATGGATAATCGTATATTGACAACAATTATCGATAAATTTAGCGGGGGTCCGGTGGGGTTATCTACAATCGCAACTGCTTTGAGCGAAGACCCGGGAACTATTGAAGAGGTTTACGAGCCGTTCCTTATCAAAGAGGGATTTTTGAAACGCACACCACGCGGTAGAGAGGCTACAGAGCTAACATATAAACACCTAAACAGAGCTTCGGGATATAGGCAACAATCACTGTTCGACTGATGCTTGAACACGAAACAATATCTACAAAAATTAAAAGGCAAGCCATTGCACTTGGCTTCGACGATGTTGGAATTGCCAAAGTGCAAAATACCGGCAAGTTGCATGAACATCTAGAGTCGTGGATACAAAAAGGGTATCACGGCAGCATGGAGTATATGCGAAATAATATTGAAACACGCTCTAAGCCAATATTATATGTCCCTGAAGCGAAATCGGTAATTGTTGTTATTGTAAATTATTATCAAGAGAATATCAAAAGCAAATCGAAATATAAGATAGCACAATTTGCTCATGTTCAAGATTATCACTATGTTTTGAAAGAAAAATTAAATCAGTTACTCTCTTTCATTGTTGATATAGAGCCTAAAACAGTAGGGAAAATTAGTGTTGATGCACAACCCGTCGCCGAACGATATTGGGCGGTGCAGGCAGGATTAGGGTTTATTGGACAAAACACAATGTTTATCCACCCGAAACTTGGTTCTTTCAATTTTATTGGCTCCATTGTAACAAATTTAGAGCTTGATAGCGACACTCCGAGCAACGAAACCTGCCTTGGTTGCGGAAAATGTATCAGCAGTTGTCCAAATGGAGCAATTGTAGAGCCTTATACTTTAGATTCGCAACGCTGTATATCGTATCAAACAATAGAATCGCGTTCAGAATCAATATTTAATGAGAGAATAAAATTTGAAAACTATATTTTTGGTTGCGATATTTGTAACCTTGTTTGTCCGCATAACGAAAATATTCCGTTGGCTAATAAAAACAACTTCGCGGCAAAGCCTGAAATTACAAATATGACAGATGATGATTGGAACACATTGGGTTCGAGCCAATTTAAACGCCGATTTTCGCATTCGCCCTTAAGACGAGCGGGATTACGCGGAATTAGGAGAAATATTTTGTGGTGTAATAAAAAATAAGAAACTTGCAGTTTGGATATTATGACATTTTAGGGTATTTTCGTAACGGTTTTTTTCGTTAATAAACATCATTAACAGACCAAAAAAATTTAGATATGATAAAGAGAAGTAAGCAAATCTCAGTTCTTGTATTAGCAACACTTTTAGCGTTTGCAGTTTCGTGTGTCCCAAAAAGACAATTCGTGGAACTAGAGATGAAAACCGAGCGATCTATTCGCGATAGAGACTCACTTAAAGCCAAAAATGCCGACCTGACAGTAGAAAAAACTGAGTTACAATCTGAGCTTGACCTAATGAAACGTGAAGTGCAACAGTCACGTAATGAGCTAGCAGGACAGCTAGACTCAATGAGATACTATAAAAGTCAATATAATATTTTACAAGCTGCGAACAACGATTTAACAAGACGGTTAGACGAAATGGTATACGGCGTTGAGAGTGAAAACAAACAAATGCTGGTTGAGTTACATCAGTTGCGTGAAGATTTGCAAAGACGTGAAGAAAATTTGCGTAAACTGCGCGACAGTTTATCAGCAGAAAGGAACAATTTGGACTTAATGCAACTTAGATTAGAAGACAGAAACCAAATTTTAGCTTCGTTAGACTCAATGCTGCAAGAAAAAGAGAGGAACCTTGAAGAGCAAAGCAGACAGATGGCTAGACTACAGGAAATGCTTAAACAGAAAGATAATGCAGTAAGGGAACTTAAAGATAAAGTTTCTAAAGCGCTGCTTGGATTCCAAAATGATGGACTTACTGTTGAGCATCGCAATGGGAAAGTTTATGTTAGCTTAGACGAAAAACTGCTTTTCAAATCGGGGCGTTATACCATTGACTCACGAGGTAGAATGGCACTTCAAAAGCTGTCAGATGTTTTGGCAGAAAACAAGGATATTAATATTCTTATAGAAGGACACACAGACGATGTTCCACTTCAGGGCAGAGGTGAAATTCAGGACAACTGGGATTTAAGTGTTAAAAGAGCTACGACAGTTGTTAAAGTTTTGTTGGAGAACAAGAGACTTAATCCCGACAGGCTAATGGCTGCAGGACGTTCTGAGTATCACCCGGTAGAAAAGTCTAAAACAACCGAAGCAAGAGCTAAAAACAGAAGAACAGAAATAATCCTGACTCCAAAATTAGACGAATTGCTAAAAATCCTCGAGAACAATTAGCAATTAACAATGAACAATGTGCAATTACGAATTGATAGGGATTGTTATATCAATAGCAACGACTTTTAAGTCGTTGGTTAGTAGGTTGACACACGTATTTTGAGCTTTAGCCCAAACTTAATGTTTATTAACTTCTTAATGGTTAATTGTGAATTAATAAACACTTTTGTACAGACAGCGCATGCGCTGTCTGTACTTTCAACTTTAAAACTTTATAAACTTTCAACTCAATGAAACTACTATTTGTAACTAACAACCAGCATAAAATATCTGAAATTTCGGCACTATTACCACAAGAAGTAGAATTATTGAGCTTGTCGGAAGTGGGCATTTATGAAGATATTCCAGAAACAGGAGACACGCTGAAAGCCAATGCTTTACAAAAAGCCGAATATGCCTTTTCCAAGACCAATAAATGGTGCTTCGCTGATGACACAGGGCTTGAAGTTGAGGCTCTTGGAGGAGCACCCGGCATACATTCTGCAA
Encoded here:
- the tilS gene encoding tRNA lysidine(34) synthetase TilS, with the protein product MYLQILKQIKNGILPSTDKRILVATSGGADSMVLLSLMHRVGYKITVAHCNFNLRPGDCDLDQQLVESFCKKLGIECFVESFDTVGYAKSQKISVEMAARDLRYSWFAQLKSELNIDFIAIGHHLNDNIETVLLNMTRGTGLRGLTAMTAVHSDIIRPLLFAEREHIVQYAVANDIPFREDYTNSDNSIPRNRFRNVVIPEFEKINPSFLETMKKNIDVWNDWYQFSIKQLQTIRDKIVSQNNNGVFVRLDKNMDKSTLNLVLFELLSDMGYSGNRTHEYLKIVDSQVGVYIKTENHYIVRERNGVLITDLDMIDDFQTVSIESIPFYGSEKISLTIEHSDIDQTNQYKNNSFVECIDFEKITLPLTIRRWQKGDKFFPIGMNGSKKVSDYLTDIKKKSVEKQQQLVLTDKSGIIWVIGLRLDKRYAITNQTTKFLILKWNTEHTD
- a CDS encoding M23 family metallopeptidase is translated as MCFKKKKETKEKKKRARPFKRRFRLVMMDDGNFKEVWSFRLTLGNIVYSLSIIILVFILFGGILMTFTPLKHWIPDYPDAKIRQGIIDNSIKVDSLAQLIDIQDQYIVNLKQILVGDIKTETPSLKSLSENRSEIIDSLNQREFDSIIREKVEFDRQTSVSVLQTPVNQSNISTLQFFPPVKGVVSSTFNSKEQHFGIDIVTKPSSPVCATLSGTVIYKGWTLEGGNVVQIQHTNNVISVYKHNAVILKDQGDYVLVGEPIGVVGNTGEYSTGPHLHFEIWHNGVPVNPADYVSFN
- a CDS encoding 1-deoxy-D-xylulose-5-phosphate reductoisomerase, with the protein product MKKIILFGSTGSIGTQTLEVVRESGDKFEVVAITANNSADTLIEQAREFNPKYVVIGNKSLYEYVRAALYGLDIKVLAGQESINNLPTIVKADTVVTAVVGFSGLIPTMKAIEEGMNIALANKETLVVAGDKVIPAAKKHGVTILPVDSEHSAIFQCLVGESHESIEKLILTASGGPFRNYTIEQLEKVTPADALKHPNWNMGAKITIDSATMMNKGLEVIEAHWLFDIQPENIDVVVHPQSIIHSMVQFVDGNIKAHLSLPDMRLPIQYALNYPERTKNNFERYIFDPIDTLTFEKPDTEKFPCLQIAYDTLKQGGNYACIVNAANEVAVAAFLKERIGFMQITEIITETLSRVIKISNPSLNDYIYSDQEARLRAEQIIEKIKTK
- the rseP gene encoding RIP metalloprotease RseP, whose amino-acid sequence is MEILIRVGQLLLSLSLLVILHEFGHFFFARLFKTRVEKFYLFFNPWFSIFKKKIGETTYGIGWLPLGGYVKIAGMIDESMDKDQMSKPPQPYEFRSKPAWQRLLIMLGGVLANFITALVIYVLILFTWGEEYIPLSKMEHGIMPDSTAMMVGFQPGDRILSVDNEPIERFNELTTTILLNDSKTVQVERNGEKVTVDIPEWLAKSVIKNNSMLFAPRFKFVIADFVDSSTAQQAGLQKGDYVVGIDTIATPYADILTSALPNYAGQTIDVKVVRDNETITMPVTIDQNGKMGIMADIMASIPVAVAEYGFLESIPAGINKGFKTAGDYLKQLKLIFSPKTKAYESLGGFIAIGKIFPGTWDWQSFWRLTAFLSIMLAILNLLPIPALDGGHVLFTIFEMITGQKPSDRFLEVAQITGMLLLFALIIYANGNDIVKLFR
- a CDS encoding YfhO family protein; translated protein: MKSRIDFQTIKPHLVAIVLFVIVSFGYFHPVLEGKMLRQGDMMAYAGAAQELKELKAETGEYALWTDRMFGGMPTFLIHNPGHANLTRYVHNVLNLNHARPANHLFLYMLGFYMALLLFGVSPSRSIAGAIAYAFSTYFIIIIYAGHITKVMALGYMPLVVASVYHAFKSDRLRGGVLLGLFLSIQIYVNHLQITYYTFIIVALLGLFELISAIKKRKLADFGKTFACLVIGATLALAANLTTLWTVYEYSAFSRGKPNLEKPDQNQTTGLDIDYITAWSYGKGETLNLLVPNLKGGSSHMDLGKNSQTYKVVEQNYGRQTADQFIKYSDTYWGDQPFTSGPVYIGATVIFLFILAMFLLKGNLKWWLLIATILAIILAWGRHFMWFNELIINYLPGYNKFRTVSMTLVIAQFTLPLLAIIAFDKIAKNKYTFAQIKKPLIYSTSIVAGLLLLILIANSSSSEMIGRSDVRIPDIIQKSLQADRLSMLQSDVFRSLLFMLVTSGLIWFLSKAKIKATVATVALGLLFAADLIPVSLRYAQNDSWVSRTELKQQPFKPTVADMEILKDKEHYRVLNFASNTFNDAATSYFHNSVGGYHGAKMRRYQELIDEQIIPEMNKVKDILQVSPTYQKVDSVMRELNVLNMLNTRYYILSPDNQPIVNPYALGQAWFVDSIVWASGANDEMALLSTTKLENTAVVDKQYENILGDNLNNSNEKSITMKSYSANRLEYSFQSETEALALFSEMYYPKGWRAFVNGEPAEIIRANYLLRGLVLPAGEGEVLFEFHPKSYFVGNVVSYASSALILLLSVWVLIVPIFRKPKKEVES
- the ruvB gene encoding Holliday junction branch migration DNA helicase RuvB, translated to MSEEFNIRNPKQSPSDIEIDQQLRPLTFDDFQGQKQILENLKIFVEAARMRGDALDHVLLHGPPGLGKTTLSNIIANELGVKMRITSGPVLEKPGDLAGILTSLEENDVLFIDEIHRLNPVIEEYLYSAMEDFRIDIVIDKGPSARTVQIGLSPFTMIGATTRSGLLTAPLRARFGINCHLEYYDNEVISGIVKRSARILNIPIEEDAATEISLRSRGTPRVANALLRRVRDFAQVKGSGVIDKEISIYALEALNIDQHGLDEMDNRILTTIIDKFSGGPVGLSTIATALSEDPGTIEEVYEPFLIKEGFLKRTPRGREATELTYKHLNRASGYRQQSLFD
- the queG gene encoding tRNA epoxyqueuosine(34) reductase QueG, with product MLEHETISTKIKRQAIALGFDDVGIAKVQNTGKLHEHLESWIQKGYHGSMEYMRNNIETRSKPILYVPEAKSVIVVIVNYYQENIKSKSKYKIAQFAHVQDYHYVLKEKLNQLLSFIVDIEPKTVGKISVDAQPVAERYWAVQAGLGFIGQNTMFIHPKLGSFNFIGSIVTNLELDSDTPSNETCLGCGKCISSCPNGAIVEPYTLDSQRCISYQTIESRSESIFNERIKFENYIFGCDICNLVCPHNENIPLANKNNFAAKPEITNMTDDDWNTLGSSQFKRRFSHSPLRRAGLRGIRRNILWCNKK
- a CDS encoding OmpA family protein, encoding MIKRSKQISVLVLATLLAFAVSCVPKRQFVELEMKTERSIRDRDSLKAKNADLTVEKTELQSELDLMKREVQQSRNELAGQLDSMRYYKSQYNILQAANNDLTRRLDEMVYGVESENKQMLVELHQLREDLQRREENLRKLRDSLSAERNNLDLMQLRLEDRNQILASLDSMLQEKERNLEEQSRQMARLQEMLKQKDNAVRELKDKVSKALLGFQNDGLTVEHRNGKVYVSLDEKLLFKSGRYTIDSRGRMALQKLSDVLAENKDINILIEGHTDDVPLQGRGEIQDNWDLSVKRATTVVKVLLENKRLNPDRLMAAGRSEYHPVEKSKTTEARAKNRRTEIILTPKLDELLKILENN